The following proteins come from a genomic window of Euryarchaeota archaeon:
- a CDS encoding methyltransferase domain-containing protein, whose translation MVELTHVRFLEAIRNRDHVLIEGTRVEVGESHAPKAFSPAASYRPESFTVWSFPDRGSWATHSGSYRGNWSPYIPRNLILHYTRPGDLVLDQMLGSGTTLVECKLLGRNAVGVDINPDALLVARDRLNFPYSSLDPEYKPPRIRTFLGDARRLDKLEDSSVDLIATHPPYAFIIPYSEGRIAGDLSSLRKLDDFLLAMGEVARESLRVLKPGKHAGILMGDTRKGRHYVPMAMRVMQAFLDAGFLLKEDVIKVQHNTKGTRENWKAERYDFYKIAHEHLFVFRKPEDEQDVKDHKLSRKWW comes from the coding sequence ATGGTAGAGCTGACGCACGTCCGGTTTTTGGAAGCGATAAGAAATCGAGATCATGTGCTGATTGAGGGCACGCGCGTAGAAGTAGGTGAGTCCCACGCGCCAAAGGCATTTTCTCCGGCGGCCTCGTACCGACCAGAATCATTTACCGTTTGGTCTTTTCCAGACCGCGGCTCCTGGGCCACCCACTCCGGTTCCTATCGCGGCAACTGGTCTCCGTACATTCCCCGCAATCTCATCCTCCACTACACTCGACCCGGCGATCTCGTTCTCGATCAGATGCTCGGCTCCGGTACCACCCTCGTCGAGTGCAAGCTTCTCGGCCGTAACGCCGTTGGCGTGGACATCAATCCTGATGCTCTCCTCGTTGCGCGCGACCGGTTGAACTTTCCCTACTCTTCTCTCGATCCGGAGTACAAACCGCCTCGCATCCGTACCTTTCTCGGTGATGCTCGTCGTCTTGACAAGTTGGAGGATTCCTCCGTCGATCTCATCGCGACGCATCCGCCTTACGCGTTCATCATTCCCTACTCGGAGGGACGCATCGCGGGCGATCTCTCTTCGCTTCGTAAGCTCGACGATTTCCTCTTGGCGATGGGAGAGGTCGCCCGCGAGTCGCTGCGAGTCCTCAAACCGGGAAAACACGCCGGGATCCTCATGGGGGACACGAGGAAAGGGCGGCATTACGTCCCGATGGCGATGCGAGTTATGCAAGCGTTTCTGGACGCGGGCTTTCTTCTCAAAGAGGACGTCATCAAGGTGCAGCACAATACGAAGGGCACGCGCGAGAACTGGAAGGCGGAGAGGTACGACTTCTACAAGATCGCCCACGAGCACCTGTTCGTGTTCAGAAAGCCCGAGGACGAGCAGGATGTGAAGGACCACAAGTTGAGCCGGAAGTGGTGGTGA
- a CDS encoding class I SAM-dependent methyltransferase, with amino-acid sequence MLGSGTTLVECKLLGRNAVGVDINPDALLVARDRLNFPYSSLDPEYKAPRIRTFLGDARRLDKLEDSSVDLVATHPPYAFIIPYSEGRLAGDLSSLRKLDDFLAAMLDVAKETYRVLKPGKHAGILMGDTRKGRHYVPMAMRVMQAFLDAGFLLKEDVIKVQHNTKGTRENWKAERYDFYKIAHEHLFVFQKPENEEDAKEHKLSRKWW; translated from the coding sequence ATGCTTGGCTCCGGTACTACTCTCGTCGAGTGCAAGCTCCTGGGTCGTAACGCGGTCGGTGTGGACATCAATCCCGATGCGCTTCTGGTCGCTCGCGACCGGTTGAACTTCCCCTACTCTTCCTTGGATCCCGAGTACAAGGCCCCTCGGATCCGCACGTTCTTGGGTGACGCCCGTCGTCTCGACAAGTTGGAGGACTCGTCGGTGGATCTCGTCGCGACTCACCCGCCTTACGCGTTCATCATTCCATACTCGGAGGGGCGGCTTGCGGGGGATCTATCCTCGCTGCGAAAGCTCGACGACTTCCTCGCCGCCATGCTCGACGTCGCCAAGGAGACCTACCGCGTCCTGAAGCCTGGAAAACACGCCGGCATCCTCATGGGTGACACGCGCAAAGGCCGTCACTACGTCCCGATGGCGATGAGGGTGATGCAAGCGTTTCTAGACGCGGGCTTTCTTCTCAAAGAGGACGTAATCAAGGTCCAGCACAATACCAAGGGTACGCGGGAGAATTGGAAGGCGGAGCGGTACGACTTCTACAAAATAGCGCACGAGCACCTCTTTGTTTTTCAAAAGCCGGAAAACGAGGAGGACGCGAAGGAGCACAAGTTGAGCAGGAAGTGGTGGTAG
- a CDS encoding DUF86 domain-containing protein produces MQKPDRERIQHMLDATERILEFAGGMDLALLRKDNRTAFAIVHLLEILGEAANHVSEGEKRATPGIPWRDIVDTRHRLIHGYFTIDIETVWKTVAEDLPPLRENLRKILNA; encoded by the coding sequence ATGCAGAAGCCTGACCGCGAACGCATCCAGCATATGCTGGACGCCACCGAACGTATTCTCGAATTCGCGGGCGGCATGGATCTGGCGCTCCTGCGGAAGGACAATAGGACCGCGTTCGCCATCGTGCACCTCTTGGAAATACTCGGCGAAGCGGCGAATCACGTGTCGGAGGGCGAAAAACGGGCGACGCCGGGAATTCCCTGGCGTGACATCGTGGATACGAGGCACCGCTTGATCCACGGCTACTTCACGATCGACATCGAAACGGTTTGGAAGACCGTGGCGGAGGATTTGCCGCCCCTTAGGGAAAACCTCAGGAAAATCTTGAACGCGTAG
- a CDS encoding nucleotidyltransferase family protein gives MHKRIKLEPKELRAFCKAHHISRLSVFGSALRDDFRPDSDIDVLVEFEPGHTPSLFRLAEMQREFSALAGNRQVDMRTPDDLSPYFRERVVKAAEVQYAEA, from the coding sequence ATGCATAAGCGCATCAAATTGGAACCCAAGGAACTCCGCGCCTTTTGCAAGGCACACCACATCAGCCGATTGTCCGTTTTTGGGTCGGCGTTGCGAGACGACTTCCGGCCGGACAGCGACATCGACGTGCTTGTCGAGTTTGAGCCGGGACACACGCCAAGCCTGTTCCGACTTGCCGAGATGCAAAGGGAATTCTCCGCTCTCGCGGGTAATCGCCAGGTTGACATGCGAACGCCCGACGACCTGAGTCCTTACTTCAGAGAAAGGGTAGTCAAGGCGGCCGAAGTCCAATATGCAGAAGCCTGA